From Oryctolagus cuniculus chromosome 17, mOryCun1.1, whole genome shotgun sequence, a single genomic window includes:
- the LLGL2 gene encoding LLGL scribble cell polarity complex component 2 isoform X4 translates to MRRFLRPGHDPARERLKRDLFQFHKTVEHGFPHQPSALGYSPSLRLLAIGTRSGAIKLYGAPGVEFMGLHRENNAVMQIHFLPGQCRLVTLLDDNSLHLWSLKVKDGLSELQEDEHFVLRGPPGAAPSATQITVVLPHSSRELLYLGTESGTVFVVQLPAFHVLEDRTISADAVLQRLPEEARHRRVFEMVEALQEHPRDPSQILIGYSRGLVVIWDLQGSRVLCHFLSSQQLENVCWQRDGRLIVSCHSDGSHCQWPVSSDTPHPEPLRSSVPYGPFPCKAITKIFWLTTRQGLPFTIFQGGMPRASYGDRHCISVAHDGQQTAFDFSSRIIDFTVLAEADPAAAFDDPYALVVLAEEELVVIDLHTAGWPPVQLPYLASLHCSAITCSHHVSSIPLKLWERIIAAGSRQHTHFSTMEWPIDGGTSLAPAPPQRDLLLTGHEDGTVRFWDASGVCLRLLYRLSTVHVFLTDTDASEGLNAQAEDEWPPLRKVGSFDPYSDDPRLGIQKIFLCKYSGYLAVAGTAGQVLVLELNDEAAEHAVEQVEADLLQDQEGYRWKGHERLAARPGPVSFEPGFQPFVLVQCQPPAVVTSLALHSEWRLVAFGTSHGFGLFDHQQRRLVFVKCTLHPSDQLALEGPLSRVKSLKKSLRQSFRRMRRSRASSRKRRPAGSPGEVPAGAPRAERAGLQNMELAPVQRKIEARSAEDSFTGFVRTLYFADTFLKDSSRHCPSLWAGTNGGTVYAFSLRVPPAERRMDEPVRAEQAKEIQLMHRAPVVGILVLDGHSIPLPEPLEVAHDLSKSPDMQGSHQLLVVSEEQFKVFTLPKVSAKLKLKLTALEGSRVRRVGVAHFSSCRAEDHTEHHLAVLTNLGDIQLVSLPLLKPQVRYSCIRREDVSGIASCVFTKHGQGFYLISPSEFERFSLSTKWLVEPRCVVDSGETKNHSRPGNGAGPERAGGRARNTGSQSDAEAPPAQ, encoded by the exons ACGGTGGAACATGGCTTCCCGCACCAGCCCAGCGCCCTCGGCTACAGCCCCTCCCTGCGCCTCCTGGCCATCGGCACGCGCTCCGGAGCCATCAAGCT CTACGGCGCCCCAGGGGTGGAGTTCATGGGGCTGCACCGGGAGAACAATGCTGTGATGCAGATCCActtcctgcctggccag TGCCGGCTGGTCACTCTGCTGGATGACAACAGCCTGCACCTGTGGAGCCTGAAGGTCAAGGATGGGCTGTCAGAGCTGCAGGAGGATGAGCACTTCGTGCTCCGAGGGCCCCCAGG GGCTGCCCCCAGCGCCACACAGATCACCGTGGTCCTGCCCCATTCCTCCCGAGAGCTGCTCTACCTGGGCACCGAGAGTGGCACCGTGTTCGTGGTGCAGCTGCCGGCCTTCCACGTGCTGGAGGACCGGACCATCAGCGCCGACGCCGTGCTGCAGAG GTTGCCTGAGGAGGCCCGTCACCGGCGGGTGTTCGAGATGGTGGAGGCGCTGCAGGAACACCCCCGAGACCCCAGCCAGATCCTGATCGGCTACAGCCGGGGCCTCGTTGTCATCTGGGACCTGCAGGGCAGCCGCGTGCTCTGCCATTTTCTCAGCAGCCAG CAACTGGAGAACGTCTGCTGGCAGCGAGACGGCCGCCTCATCGTCAGCTGCCACTCCGACGGCAGCCACTGCCAGTGGCCTGTGTCCAGCGACACCCCGCACCCAGAGCCTCTGCGCAGCTCCGTGCCGTACG GTCCCTTTCCATGCAAAGCCATTACCAAAATCTTCTGGCTGACCACCAGGCAGGG GTTGCCGTTCACCATCTTCCAGGGCGGCATGCCCCGCGCCAGCTACGGGGACCGCCACTGCATCTCGGTGGCCCATGACGGGCAGCAGACGGCCTTCGACTTCAGCTCCCGCATCATCGACTTCACCGTCCTGGCCGAGGCGGACCCTGCGGCTG CCTTTGACGACCCCTACGCGCTGGTGGTGCTGGCGGAGGAGGAGCTGGTGGTCATCGACCTGCACACGGCGGGCTGGCCGCCCGTGCAGCTGCCCTACCTGGCCTCCCTGCACTGCtcggccatcacctgctcccatCACGTCTCCAGCATCCCGCTGAAGCTGTGGGAGCGCATCATCGCGGCTGGCAGCCGACAGCACACGCACTTCTCCACCATG gaGTGGCCCATTGACGGCGgcaccagcctggccccagccccgccccagcggGACCTGCTGCTCACGGG GCACGAGGACGGCACGGTACGGTTCTGGGATGCGTCGGGCGTCTGCTTGCGGCTGCTCTACAGGCTCAGCACGGTGCACGTGTTCCTCACCGACACAGACGCCAGTGAGGGCCTCAACGCCCAGGCCGAGGATGAGTGGCCCCCGCTGCGGAAG GTGGGCTCCTTTGACCCCTACAGCGATGACCCCCGACTGGGCATCCAGAAGATTTTCCTCTGCAAATACAGCGGctacctggctgtggcaggcacgGCGGGGCAG GTGCTGGTGCTGGAGCTCAACGATGAGGCAGCGGAGCACGCGGTGGAGCAGGTGGAGGCCGACCTGCTGCAGGACCAGGAGGGCTACCGCTGGAAGGGGCACGAGCGCCTGGCCGCCCGCCCGGGGCCTGTGAGCTTCGAGCCTGGCTTCCAGCCCTTCGTgctggtgcagtgccagcccccggccGTGGTCACCTCCTTGGCCCTGCATTCCGAGTGGCGGCTCGTGGCCTTCGGCACCAGCCACGGCTTCGGCCTCTTCGACCACCAGCAGCGGCGGCTGGTCTTTGTCAA GTGCACGCTGCACCCCAGTGACCAGCTCGCCCTGGAGGGCCCGCTGTCCCGCGTGAAGTCCCTCAAGAAGTCCCTGCGCCAGTCGTTCCGCCGCATGCGCCGCAGCAGGGCGTCCAGCCGGAAGCGGCGTCCAGCCGGCTCCCCGGGAGAG GTGCCGGCGGGGGCCCCCAGGGCCGAGCGGGCTGGCCTGCAGAACATGGAGCTGGCCCCGGTGCAGCGCAAGATCGAGGCCCGCTCGGCGGAGGACTCCTTCACGGGCTTCGTGCGGACCCTCTACTTCGCCGACACCTTCCTGAAGGACA GCTCCCGCCACTGCCCCTCGCTGTGGGCTGGCACCAACGGGGGCACCGTCTACGCCTTCTCCCTGCGCGTGCCCCCGGCCGAGCGGAGGATGGATGAGCCCGTGCGGGCAGAGCAGG CCAAGGAGATCCAGCTGATGCACCGAGCGCCGGTGGTGGGCATCCTGGTGCTTGACGGACACAGCATTCCCCTTCCCGAGCCCTTGGAAGTGGCCCATGACCTGTCGAAGAGCCCGGACATGCAGGGGAGCCACCAGCTGCTTGTGGTGTCTGAGGAGCAGTTCAAG GTCTTCACGCTGCCCAAGGTGAGCGCCAAGCTGAAGCTGAAGCTGACGGCCCTGGAGGGCTCCCGCGTGCGGCGCGTCGGCGTGGCCCACTTCAGCAGCTGCCGAGCCGAGGACCACACCGAGCACCACCTGGCGGTGCTCACCAACCTGGGCGACATCCAGCTGGTGTCCCTGCCGCTGCTCAAGCCGCAGGTGCGCTACAGCTGCATCCGGCGGGAAGACGTCAGCGGCATCGCCTCCTGCGTCTTCACCAAACACGGCCAGG GTTTCTACCTGATCTCCCCCTCGGAGTTCGAGCGCTTCTCTCTGTCCACCAAGTGGCTGGTGGAGCCCCGCTGCGTGGTAGACTCTGGAGAAACCAAGAACCACAGCAGGCCCGGCAACGGGGCAGGCCCCGAGcgggctgggggcagagccag gaacACGGGGAGCCAGAGCGATGCAGAGG CACCCCCGGCTCAGTGA